The Eubacterium ventriosum genome includes the window CCATATTGGAACCTATACATTGATGTATTAAGGTGATAATATAATGCTTTTTCAAGGTCATCCTTATCTTCAAATTTAACACATGCTACCTTTTCAAATTCAGCAACAAGAGCCTTTGATAATTCGTAATTAGATTCCTTAGAATAGTTGTTAAATACATCCATTGTATTCATTGAAACTCTCGAACCTAATAAATGAAGACATAAGTATATTTTTTCTTTCTCTATTAAATTCGGAAACTCCTCTTCAATAAGCCTGTATTCCTGAGAATTTTCAAGTTCTTCTTTCTTTAAGTCAGGGAAATATAATCCTTCATTGCCTTTTTCCATTAACGGAATAAGCATTGCAATGGATCTTAATGTTCCCTCAACATAGCTTGTATTTAATTTAGTTTCAATTTTCTGTAATTTTTTTAAGTTTTCTTCTACACTGTTATCTTTCAAGTATGAAAAAGTTTCGCTTTCGTACACTGGTTTCAACATATTAATGTATAGCATAAACAATGCTCTTATTCTTATGCTGTCCCCATCAATAAAATATCCTTGCTTGGATTTATAACCTAATGTTAAGTCAAAATCCTGTAACTGCTTAACAACTACTCTAATATCATTGAAAATAGTATTTCTACTTACCTGAAGATATTCCGCTAATTGTTCAACATTTACTGCTTCCTTAGATTTTATAATATAGCAAATTATAAAATATATTCTTTCCATTGGTGAAAATATATATTCTTCTTTTGCGCCTCCCTTTTCCATTACCTGTTCAATTTGTTGTTTTTCTTCTTCTGTTAGTTTAATTCCCTTGCCACGAACAACAGTGATTTCATTTATTCCCTGAACACTTAACCAATCATTAATTTTGCATAATTCATAATAAATGCTTCTTTTTGATAGTTTGAATTCTTCTGAAATCTGTGGTAACGAAACGTAAGTATCACTTGCCATAATCATATATAATATCTTCTTACATCTAGTACTTATATATGCTTCTGTCATTACCTGAACTCCCTTTTCTTATTTTAAAAGTTCTAACTAACTTTTATATATTTTAATTAAAATGCAAAACACCAAAATCTTGATTACGCTGATTGCTCTGCGCTTCACAATTTTAATTTTTTTCGTATATATTTACTTACTTTCTTCATCTAACATAGGTGCATCTACACATTCAGGATTTTTTACTTTCCCTGTTGCCCATGCACTTCCCACATCACATCTGCCGTGATGCTTTAACTTTCGTATTTCACCATCGTTACCATCTTCTGCAACATTCAAATTAATTCTAGCTGTTGTAGCTGATGCTTCATCTAGCATCTTAATAATGTTTTCAATGTCTTTTTCGCTTGCTGCCATAATACACCTACTTTCCAAAATATTCTGCAACCTTTTTAAGGTCTTCTATTATTGATAAATGCTGTGGGCATACCTTCTCACACTGTCCACATGCAACACAATCACTTGCCTTTCCAAATGTATGAGTTAATCTGTCATAATACTCACCCTGTGGAGTCCATCCTTTTTCTTTAACTTCCTGCAAATCCGCATTATATAATGAAAAATATTTAGGAATTGCAATCTTCTTTGGACATCCTTCCGTACAATATGAACAGCCTGTACAAGGTATGGCAATATTACTATTAATCGCATCTACAGCCTTCATAATAATATCTTGTTCTTCATTATTAAGTGGCTTAAAATCTTTCATATAACTCATATTGTCCATTAACTGTTCCATATTGCTCATTCCACTTAGTACCATCTTCACATTTTCATGACTTGCTGCAAATCTAATTGCCCAAGATGGAATTGATGCTTCACTGTTGTAATCTTTAAACATCTTTTCCACATCATCAGGTACTTTTGCCAAAGTTCCACCCTTTACAGGTTCCATCACAATAACAGGCTTATTGTGTTTTTTTGCTACTTCATAACATTTTCTTGACTGAATCCCTTCGCTATTCCAATCCAAATAATTAATCTGAAGCTGAACAAATTCCATTTCAGGATGCTCTGTTAACACTTTATCAAGTAACTGGGCATTGTCATGGAAAGAAAATCCCACATGTTTTACAAGACCTTTTTCCTTCTTATCCATAATCCAGTTAAAACAATCAAGGTCATTATATATTTTATAATGATCCTGACCTATATCATGCAACAGATAATAATCAAAAAATTCTACACCTGTCTTTTCTAACTGCTTATTAAATACCGCATCTCTGTCTTCTTTTGTCTTAATGAAACCTGCGTGAAGCTTTGTTGCTAATGTATAACTATCTCTAGGATATCTTTTAACCAAAACCTCTTTTGTTGCATTTTCACTGGCAAATCCACAATACATCCATGCTGTATCGAAATATGTAAATCCATTTTTAATAAAGGCATCTACCATCTTCTTAGTAAGCTCAAGATCAATGCTAGCTCCATCATTTTCGTCTAACAATGGTAAACGCATAAGTCCAAAACCAAGTTTCTTATTTCCAAAAAATAATTCACTCATAACATACCTCCAAAAAATATAGCCTTATTTATTTTTAATTCGAGTCATAACACGTAAGTTCAATTCTACAACTTTTAATAAATAAAATCAACTTTCTTGTATTGCTCCTTACCTATGTGCCTCCTTACCTATATGGTATTGTCAGAGATTAAGGAGCATACCAATTCTGATATGCTCCCATAATTAAACCCTATTCAATTTAAAATGTGAAATATTATTCTGCCTTTGAGAATGCAAGATAAGCTGCTCCAATAAGTCCTGAGTCTTCGTTTAATGTAGATTTTCTTACCTTTACATATGGCTTCATTATTTCGTAAACTCTTTCTTTTGCAAGAGCTTCAACTTCTTCTACAAAGCCATCTATCTTTAATGCTACGGAACCGCCTAAAATTACTATTTCAGGATCTGCGTATCCGTAAACTACACCGATAAAGTTTGCAAGATATTCTTTTGCATCATCCATTATCTGCTTTGCAACTTCATTTCCTGCTTTTGCAAGGTCATTTACTTCTCCTGCATGTTTTACATCAAGTCCTGCCTTAACAGCTCTTGATGTAATGGCTGTACCACTGCTTATTGCTTCAATTCCTCCGGGAATTATTGAGCCATGGCTTGGTCCATCTTTCATCATTACGCAGTTAGCTACTTCGTTACCAAAACCGTGTGCGCCGTGATAGATTTCTTTATTTATTACAAATCCTGCGCCAAGTCCTGTTGATACAGTAAAGAACTGAACATAATTATAATCCTTTCCTTCACCTACAACTGCTTCTGCAAGACCTGCAAGGTTAGCATCATTTTCAAGATATACAGGCTTGTTAATAAGCTTGCTTAATTCTTCTGCAACTTTAAGATTATGCCACTGTCCCTTAAGGTTAGGCGGTGTTAAAATCTTTCCATTAATTAAGTCAAGTGGACCCGGACATGACATTCCTGCACCAACAATATCACAGTCGAAACTTTTTATAACTTCTGCAATTTTGCCAAGTGTTACATCAGGATTTTCACTGTCTGTTGCAAACTGCTTTCTCTCGATTATATTTAATTCTTCGTCAGCTAATGCCACTCTTGTATTTGTGCCACCAATATCAATTGCTACTGAGTACTTCATGTTTTTTCTCCTATTTAGCTTTTACACAAATTGTTACAAACTTACAATGTGATAATTCTTTAACATTAATTGTATTGTTTTCTACCTTAATGTCTTCAGTCTTTTCTTCTCTTAAGTTAGTGTAGTAAGCTTCTTTTACATCAAAGTTAAACTTGATTGTATCACTTATGTTTTCATGATTCTTACCATTAAAAAGTCTGATAATATATCCGTCATTGTCTTCAGCTTTCTTCATTGCAGAAACAACAAGTTTGTTTTCTGTTTCAAATAATGAATAACGTGATTCTTTTGTTCCTTCAATTTCACGCTGTGAGAAGATTAATCTTCCGTTTAAGAATTCTGCATAAGTATAAACTTCAATGTTAGTATTATATGCTTTTGCCAATGTGTCAACGTTAGCTTCGTTAATGTCTGAAGCGTATGTTGTAAATCCGAAAGCAAAGTCCATTTCTTTTAATAGTTGAGCTGCAGGTGTTTCAATAATTCTTTCACCACTTGCACGGCCCGGACGATAAATAAGATTTTCCTTACCCATAAATCCATAAGTACGGAATAATGTAAGTCTAATCATATGATCATCAAGAACTTCGTATTCTCTTACGCCCTGTGGAATTACAGCAATACCCTGTTTGCCATCTGTTAATGAAACATATGACTGTGTAGGTTCAATGCTAATAGGTGGTTCCTGCCATGTTGACTGGTCATTAGCCCAGTTAGCAAGTTCCTGAACTCCTGTTTTCTTTTCTGTTTTGTTTTCCGCACTTGCCATGTAAAGTTTCATTTCCTTTTCATAGTAGTTTGGACGTTTAATTGAACCGAACTGTTCATCAGCATAGTTAAATGATGAAACAATCTGGCTGTCAAATAATACACATAAACGGTGTGATAAACCTTTGTTATCAACATGTACGTTAAAATCAATAACCTTAGAATCTTTTCTAAGAGCTACAGTCATAGTAATTGGAAGATTTACACTTACCTTACCTTCTGCACGTTCTTCTAAGTCTTTTGGTACTACCATGTTAAACTTAATTACTGCCTGATCATAAATATCACTACCACTTACTTCAACGCTACATTCTGATTTATTAGAAAATACTTCTAAATCTTTTCTTGGTGGTGAATAGTTAAAGCTGTCGCCATCATCTCCGTTTTCTACAAGAACACCCTGGTTCTTATAAGTAACGTTATTTTCTTTATCTGTTATAGTTAATGAACCGTCTTCTTCAACGTTAATTGCGTAGAATTCATTTTCTAATGTATTCTTCTTTTCTAAATTCTTAGCACTGTTGCCCTTTGTATCAAGTGTGTACTGAACATAACCAAATGCAGGTACATCACTAGTCTTAATAGCTATTGTAGCTTCAAGAACCTTACTTGGAACATAGAACTTACGTGAAGGGTCAAGTTTAATTGTCTGTGATAAAACATAATCTGTTAAATCTCTTGATTCAATAACTGTATAGTCTACTTTGTTACCCTTTTCATCTAAAATTGCAAAATTTCCACCCGGAATATATGTCTTAACAACAACTGTATCATTTCTCTTCTGAGGTAAAGTATTAATAAGTGTAAATGTCATCTCTGCATCATTCTTTACACTTGTTGCAATAAGACGTGAATGTAATTCAACTAAGTTTACTGCAATATCTCTTGCCTGCTTATATCTTACATAAACATCTTCATTAGCTGTATCTGAAATACATGAACCAATTGAATCGTGAGCTGCATTTTCAAATAATAATTTCCAGATTTCTCCTACTGCTTCGTGAGGATAATCATTTCCTAAATTGTATGATAATGTAAGAAGTGGTTCCATTACGTTAGTTACATAGTTCTGAATCTGTGTATTCATAACCTTTAAGTCTGAACGTGATGAGAAAATAGATTTGTGAATTCTCATATGCTTAGCAATAACAAGTTCACCACTTACTTCTTCTAATTCAGGATTTTCGCTCTTTACATCTTTAATATAATCTTCAATACAACTGATTACATATTCATTTTCAGGATCTTTTTCGTTTCTTTCCTTAATAATTTCAGGAAGATTTGTTCTAATTGGAGCCTGATCAAATCCGTTAGGGAAGTAGATATGCTTTGTAGCACTACGTCCGCCTGCTTTTTCGAAACATTCCTTCTGCCAAAATTCTTCACTCTGCTTTGGATCTTCAGGAATATTTCCACCAATATAATATCCGAAAGGAATCTGTGTTGTGAATACAACGCTTCCGTCGTCACCTCTCCAGTTATAGTCAGTGTGATTTACCATATCATCACTTACGCCTCTCCAGAATAAAGTATCCTCAATACCAAATTCCTTGTAAATCTGAGGCATGTTACCTGACTGTCCAAATGAATCAGGAACATATCCGACATTCATATATCCGCCAAAAGTTTCGCAACGCTTCATTCCGTAATACATATTACGAACAATGCTTTCACCTGAAATAACTAACTGGTCAGTCTGTGTATACCAAGGTCCGATTACTAACTTCTTTTCCTTAACTAATTTTGTTATTCTGTCTTTATCCTGTGGCATCCACTTAATATAGTCATCAAGTAATGACCCCTGTGCGTCAACCATAAAATATTTAAAATCAGGGTTGCTTTCTAAAGTATCTAATACGTCCTTTAAATCTTTCATAAGATAAACTTTAGATCTTGATGTTGTAAAATACCATTCTCTGTCCCAATGTGAATGAGGTACTACATGTACTTTTCTTTTCATTACAATCCTCCTAATGTTTTTAAAAAAAGCAGGGGCAACCCGGCCCCTGCCCTAATAGTTTTGAAAGTTATTATTTAAAATTGATTTTAGTTTTTTTAATTACTTGATGTCTTCAAATGAGATGTCAATTTCGTCTATATCTACATCTTCTGAACCTGCTTCGCTCTTATCATTGAAATCTACGAAAAGTGTAGCAAGAATAGCTATAACGAATGCACCAACTAAGATACCTACAAGGTAAGCCCATCCGTGTGTTATTGATACGAATCCGTAAACACCACCTACTGGAGGGATATCACCCTTACCACCTAAGATAGCGATAACTGCTGCACCAATTGCTGCACCGAACATATTTACAGGAATTAAAATCTGTGGCTTAACAAGTGTAAATGGAATAGCACCTTCTGTGATTCCTACAAATCCCATAGCCCAGTTACTCTTACCTGTTTCTCTAAATTCAGCTGAGAATCTCTTCTTTTTGATTACTGTTGCAATAGCGTATGCTAAAGGTGGCATACAAATTGCTGCGTTGATGAATACGTTTGGCTGATAAATTCCTTCTGCCATTAATGCGTTTCCTGCCATCCAAGCTGACTTGTTGATAGGGCCACCCATATCACTGGCGATCATTGCACCAAGGATCATAGCCATTACTAACTGTGCGCTCTGGTTCTGGCACATTGAACTAATCCAATTTACTAACCATGTGTTAATTGCTGCAAGTGGTGTAGCAAGAATAACACCCATTATTATTGCAACAAAACCTGTTGCTATTAAAGGACAAACAACAAGTGGCATTACTGAACCCATTGATTCTGGAAGGTGAATGTGCTTCTTAGCCCATTTTACTGTGTAACCAGCGATGAAAGCTGCGATTACGGCACCTAAGAAACCTGCGTAAGTACTTGATGCAACTGCACCACCGATGAAACCAGCACCGATAGCCGGCTTATCTGCAATACTGTAAGCTATAAATCCTGCTAATACAGTATTAACCATTCCAATACCTGTCCAACCTACGTTTTCAATTAACTTCATGATGTGCCATACGCCTGTTCCATCTGCATATGGATCTAATGAAGTAATACCAAAGCATAATGCTATAAGTTTTGGTATGGCAACTACTAATGATGCTCCGATAATAAGAGGAAGCATGTAGCCGATACCAGTCATCAAATGACCTTTTGCGTCTTTAAAAAATTGTTTCATGTCTCTTAATCTCCTTTTTTATTTAGTTATCTTTTGTATTTTTTACATATATGAATATGTATTTTTCTTTTGTAATTAAACATTAATTGTTTAATTCATCTTTTGTGTATTTCAGTAATTTTATCTTTTGTATTTAGTATTTAATTTTATCTTTTGTATTTAGTTTTGTAAAAAATTTGTCTTTAGTATTTTTGATTATCTTTTGTACTTTATCTATCTAAAAATACTTTTTGGCTATTATTTGCTAACTGCTGCAACACATTTCTTTAATACAGCCTCAGGTGCCTTAATGCAGATATTAATATCTACACGGATAACCTTCTTGCCTTCGAAACGATCCATGCCAACAATCTTCTGGTCAGAAGCGATAATTACGAAATCAGCTGCCTGAGCTTCTTCTTTTGTAATTTCGTTAACCTGTCCCATACTACCCTGCTGTTCCATCTTCACATCATAACCTAATGCTTTACCAGCTTTTTCTAAAGCCTTAGCTGCCATTGGTGTATGTGCAAGTCCTGCTGGACATGCTGAAATTCCTACAATTTTCATATTAATTGTCCTCCTTCATAATTTTTAATATATATTCCTTTAGCTCTGCCTTATCAGTTGATGATTTAACCTTATCCTTAAATTCATCTTCCAAAAGACTAGTTGCCAATTTTGAAATCATTAATAAGTGTTCGTTCCCTGCATTTTCCATTGGTACAATAAGTGCAAACAGATACTTAACCTTTGAATCATCTAATGTTTCCCAATCAAGTTCGTTCTTACACTTAACAAAGAAAATAGCAACTTCCTTAGCGTGAGTTGACTTTGCGTGAGGTATTGCGAATTCATCCTGTAAGCCTGTAGAATACTCTTCTTCTCTCTTTAAGAAATCTCCAAGCAAACCGTCCTTATCATCAGTAATGCCATATTCAAAAGCCTTGCTGCTGACAAAGTCTAAAGCTTCTTCTTTGTTCTTAGCATCAATGTCAAAAAAAATATAATTTTCTTTAATCATTATTTCCTCCAAATAAATGTTTTATCTTGCTGTCTTGCATTAAGTATACCCACAACCTGCTTCCGTTTCAATTCATCCAATTTCCAACTTAAAACGGAAAAACATCACCTTCACTACCCCAACTTCCGTTTCAAAACGGAAACCCATTTCACACCACTGTCACACATTTCCGATTCAAAACGGAAAAAAATACATTTGCTCTTTAAAGCCAGATATCATATACTAATACTATAAAAACCAAACTATACTATTATAAAGTAATAGTAGAAATACAAATTTAGATTATTGCAATATTACCTGTATTTCACGGAAGTTTTAGTGTGCAAACAATAGGCAGATTCCCGAAGTTTTGTGAGCATAGCGTAAGGCAAAAAACAACTGTCTGAGCCGTAGGCGAGTTTTGTTTTTTGTCTTACTGTGGGCGGCGGAGCAAAACAAGGAGAATCAACGTGTTTGCCACAAAACTTCCGTGGGATACAGGGTGGGTTGCAATGAACAATACTTTCATTAAGAGGAGGCAGAAATGTTTCAGTACAGTCGTTTAGACGTTATGTTTAACAGAATCAGAATAAACGAATATACATCTGTTAATGATTTAGAATCCTTGCTTGGTATAACGGACAGAACTATAAGAAATGACATCCAGGAGATAAACAATGACCTTGAAAAGAACGGGGCAATTATTAAACTAAAGAGAAATCACGGTTATTATATTTCTATTTTGGATGAAGACAAGTACAACAAATTTGTAAAGGAAATGGATACAGAAGAGGATAACACTTCTCTTCTTGATTCTTCGGAAGACAGAATCAAATCCATTCTTTATTCCTTATTATCCACTAACGAATATGTTACAATGAATGATTTGGCTGAATCTGTATTTATTTCGAAGAATACTTTAAATAAATACATTAAAACAATTAAAGAGATTATTGGTAAATATGATTTGGAGTATATTACCAAACTTAATGCCGGCATTAAAATAATCGGCTCTGAAGATTCTAAGAGAAAATGTATATTCGACAATGTTTTGTACACTGATTTTGATCACTACATTACAGGATTTACTAAAGAGGAACGAACAATATTTAAAGATATTGATCTTGATTTACTTAAAGATATAACAATAAAGCAATTGGACGAACATTTTGTTAAGACAAGCGATTTTAACCTGAAAAATATAATCATTCATTTAGCTCTTATGACTACAAGAGTTCTTGGAAATAATTACATAAGCATTCAGAATATTAACACTGATGCTTCAATTATGGGACTTGTTAACGGTCTTTGCCGTGAATTAGAAGAGCATTACGATATTGCTATTTCCAAAGGTGAAAAGAACTATATTTATCTTCAGATTGTGGCCAATACACACCTTGAAATAACTGATATTGACGATGACCATTTGCGTACTTCCATATTAAAGGTCCTTGATGTTATTTATCAGGATTACAACTTTGATTTAAGAAATGACGAAATATTAATCGCTGACCTTTTTAGACATTTAAAGTCTATTTTTACAAGTAAGCTTTATGACTTAAACAGTACCAACCCTCTTTTGGAAACAATAAAGACTAACTATCCTTTGGAATACGAAATTACATTAACTGCAATTTCCAAGGTTTTCGTATGTGAACCTTACGTTCTAAAAGAAGAAGATGTTGGATACGTGTCAATTTATATAGGTGCCGCCATTGAAAGATGCTATTATAAGTCACCTAAAAAGAAAAATGTTATTCTTGTATGCGGAAGCGGTCACGCCACAACGCGTATGTTAGAAGCCCGTTTAAATGTTGTTTTTCCGGACAAGATTAACATTGTTAAATGCGTTTCATATAATGAATATTCAAACTACACCAAAGAGAACGTTAAAGACATCGATTTTGTTATTACAACTGTTGTTCTAAAAAGCAATCTGCTGCCTTCAATTATGGTAGACTTTGCACTGAACAATAAAGATGTGGAATCAATTAACAGATATCTTTCAAAACTTTTGAGAAAACGACTTCAAATGTTTGACCAGTTCTTTGACAAGGATTTGTTCTTTAGATTTAACGAACAGCTAGACAAAGAAACAGTTATCAAGATGATGTGTAACAAACTTCAGGAGAAAAATTTTGTAAACGAAGACTTCCTTCAGTCTGTTCTTAAAAGAGAAACAATTGGAAAAACAAATATGAATGATGTATTTGCCCTTCCGCATCCTATGGAAATGTGTGCCAATGACACAAAAGTTGCCGTGGCATTGCTTAAAAATCCTGTAAAATGGAACGACAGCAACAAAATACAGATAGTGTTCATGCTTGTTCTAAAACATGGAGAACAGAAAGATTTTGAACATTTGTATGATATATTCATAGAAATAATCAACACACCAAAACTACAGCAGAATATTTTGAAGGCTAAGTCATATGAAGAGTTCTTGGATGTGCTGTATGATGGGATAAAGTAAAAAAGTCAAAGTTCATATATTAATAATGGCAAGCACTAAGTATAATGCTTGCCATTTTAACTATATTAAACTTCTTATATACGTCGCTAATTTCAGAGCCTCTTTGTTTTTATTTCTTCTAAATATAACTGCATAATCATTAGTAACAGCTCCAAATATTGTATACGGTGCAAATACCACTATTAACAGTGATGTAATTGCAGCAAAAATTGGCTTTTTGTATATCACTGACAGCATCATCGTAATATACACAATTACTAACATTACAAAAGATAGCAAAACAGAATTTACAAGAGTGACTTTTACATTATAATTGTTTTTTAATATTGATGATGACACTATATAATACATATTATATATAACAAATACTGGAAATGACATTCCTGCACTATAAACAATTGATTTTGAATGTAGTAACATTTTCTTTGTATAGCCTGCCCATATTCCCCAAATCCATACAAAAAAGCTGCCACACAATGTGACAGCCTACCATAATTTTAATCTTTTTTATTTTTCATCATATGTTTCAAGAAAATGATGTTTAACGCCATCTTTCTTATAAGCAACTACTGTATTTAAGTTTACATTTTCTATGCTCTTAAATATGTTGCCTTCCACATATGGATTAACCTTTTTAAGTTCTCTTATAAGGTCTTTTATTTCCATTCTCTTTGAACGGTTTTCGTTATTGTTGCAAGTTGTGCATGTGTCTGTGAACTTGCAGGCGCACTGGATGAAGTGAAGGTCGTTGTAATCTCTCCAAGCCTTTATGTCGTCCTCTCTTACAAGATATAAAGGTCTTATAAGCTCCATTCCTTCAAAGTTTGTGCTGTGAAGTTTAGGCATCATTGTCTGAACCTGTGCTCCGTAAAGCATTCCCATTAATATAGTTTCGATTACATCATCATAGTGATGTCCTAAGGCTATTTTGTTACAACCCATTTCTTTGGCAAAACTATATAAATGACCTCTTCTCATTCTTGCACAAAGGTAGCAAGGTGACTTTTCAACATTAAATACTGATTCAAAAATATCTGATTCATATATTGTAATTGGAATATTTAATCTTCTTGCATTTTCTTCTATAACCTGTCTGTTGGCAGGGCTGTATCCCGGGTCCATTACAAGGAATTTAACCTGAAAATCAAACTTGTTGTGAAGCTTTAATTCCTGAAAAAGTTTTGCCATAAGCATTGAGTCTTTTCCACCTGAAATGCATACTGCAATACA containing:
- a CDS encoding PTS fructose transporter subunit IIB, with protein sequence MKIVGISACPAGLAHTPMAAKALEKAGKALGYDVKMEQQGSMGQVNEITKEEAQAADFVIIASDQKIVGMDRFEGKKVIRVDINICIKAPEAVLKKCVAAVSK
- a CDS encoding PTS sugar transporter subunit IIA, giving the protein MIKENYIFFDIDAKNKEEALDFVSSKAFEYGITDDKDGLLGDFLKREEEYSTGLQDEFAIPHAKSTHAKEVAIFFVKCKNELDWETLDDSKVKYLFALIVPMENAGNEHLLMISKLATSLLEDEFKDKVKSSTDKAELKEYILKIMKEDN
- the mngB gene encoding mannosylglycerate hydrolase, with amino-acid sequence MKRKVHVVPHSHWDREWYFTTSRSKVYLMKDLKDVLDTLESNPDFKYFMVDAQGSLLDDYIKWMPQDKDRITKLVKEKKLVIGPWYTQTDQLVISGESIVRNMYYGMKRCETFGGYMNVGYVPDSFGQSGNMPQIYKEFGIEDTLFWRGVSDDMVNHTDYNWRGDDGSVVFTTQIPFGYYIGGNIPEDPKQSEEFWQKECFEKAGGRSATKHIYFPNGFDQAPIRTNLPEIIKERNEKDPENEYVISCIEDYIKDVKSENPELEEVSGELVIAKHMRIHKSIFSSRSDLKVMNTQIQNYVTNVMEPLLTLSYNLGNDYPHEAVGEIWKLLFENAAHDSIGSCISDTANEDVYVRYKQARDIAVNLVELHSRLIATSVKNDAEMTFTLINTLPQKRNDTVVVKTYIPGGNFAILDEKGNKVDYTVIESRDLTDYVLSQTIKLDPSRKFYVPSKVLEATIAIKTSDVPAFGYVQYTLDTKGNSAKNLEKKNTLENEFYAINVEEDGSLTITDKENNVTYKNQGVLVENGDDGDSFNYSPPRKDLEVFSNKSECSVEVSGSDIYDQAVIKFNMVVPKDLEERAEGKVSVNLPITMTVALRKDSKVIDFNVHVDNKGLSHRLCVLFDSQIVSSFNYADEQFGSIKRPNYYEKEMKLYMASAENKTEKKTGVQELANWANDQSTWQEPPISIEPTQSYVSLTDGKQGIAVIPQGVREYEVLDDHMIRLTLFRTYGFMGKENLIYRPGRASGERIIETPAAQLLKEMDFAFGFTTYASDINEANVDTLAKAYNTNIEVYTYAEFLNGRLIFSQREIEGTKESRYSLFETENKLVVSAMKKAEDNDGYIIRLFNGKNHENISDTIKFNFDVKEAYYTNLREEKTEDIKVENNTINVKELSHCKFVTICVKAK
- a CDS encoding BglG family transcription antiterminator; the encoded protein is MFQYSRLDVMFNRIRINEYTSVNDLESLLGITDRTIRNDIQEINNDLEKNGAIIKLKRNHGYYISILDEDKYNKFVKEMDTEEDNTSLLDSSEDRIKSILYSLLSTNEYVTMNDLAESVFISKNTLNKYIKTIKEIIGKYDLEYITKLNAGIKIIGSEDSKRKCIFDNVLYTDFDHYITGFTKEERTIFKDIDLDLLKDITIKQLDEHFVKTSDFNLKNIIIHLALMTTRVLGNNYISIQNINTDASIMGLVNGLCRELEEHYDIAISKGEKNYIYLQIVANTHLEITDIDDDHLRTSILKVLDVIYQDYNFDLRNDEILIADLFRHLKSIFTSKLYDLNSTNPLLETIKTNYPLEYEITLTAISKVFVCEPYVLKEEDVGYVSIYIGAAIERCYYKSPKKKNVILVCGSGHATTRMLEARLNVVFPDKINIVKCVSYNEYSNYTKENVKDIDFVITTVVLKSNLLPSIMVDFALNNKDVESINRYLSKLLRKRLQMFDQFFDKDLFFRFNEQLDKETVIKMMCNKLQEKNFVNEDFLQSVLKRETIGKTNMNDVFALPHPMEMCANDTKVAVALLKNPVKWNDSNKIQIVFMLVLKHGEQKDFEHLYDIFIEIINTPKLQQNILKAKSYEEFLDVLYDGIK
- a CDS encoding aldo/keto reductase; protein product: MSELFFGNKKLGFGLMRLPLLDENDGASIDLELTKKMVDAFIKNGFTYFDTAWMYCGFASENATKEVLVKRYPRDSYTLATKLHAGFIKTKEDRDAVFNKQLEKTGVEFFDYYLLHDIGQDHYKIYNDLDCFNWIMDKKEKGLVKHVGFSFHDNAQLLDKVLTEHPEMEFVQLQINYLDWNSEGIQSRKCYEVAKKHNKPVIVMEPVKGGTLAKVPDDVEKMFKDYNSEASIPSWAIRFAASHENVKMVLSGMSNMEQLMDNMSYMKDFKPLNNEEQDIIMKAVDAINSNIAIPCTGCSYCTEGCPKKIAIPKYFSLYNADLQEVKEKGWTPQGEYYDRLTHTFGKASDCVACGQCEKVCPQHLSIIEDLKKVAEYFGK
- a CDS encoding ATP-binding protein, translating into MSISVKELNKLDKETYELIDIRSDAEIAHGVMPGAIQVSVDEIENNDKIDYSKKLVIVCARGKNSIDIADDLKAKGLDAVSLEGGYIGWLLEDMKNREADDFAKNVEQSIRKKFKKKIWSKFTKAINEYELVKEGDCIAVCISGGKDSMLMAKLFQELKLHNKFDFQVKFLVMDPGYSPANRQVIEENARRLNIPITIYESDIFESVFNVEKSPCYLCARMRRGHLYSFAKEMGCNKIALGHHYDDVIETILMGMLYGAQVQTMMPKLHSTNFEGMELIRPLYLVREDDIKAWRDYNDLHFIQCACKFTDTCTTCNNNENRSKRMEIKDLIRELKKVNPYVEGNIFKSIENVNLNTVVAYKKDGVKHHFLETYDEK
- a CDS encoding ROK family protein; this translates as MKYSVAIDIGGTNTRVALADEELNIIERKQFATDSENPDVTLGKIAEVIKSFDCDIVGAGMSCPGPLDLINGKILTPPNLKGQWHNLKVAEELSKLINKPVYLENDANLAGLAEAVVGEGKDYNYVQFFTVSTGLGAGFVINKEIYHGAHGFGNEVANCVMMKDGPSHGSIIPGGIEAISSGTAITSRAVKAGLDVKHAGEVNDLAKAGNEVAKQIMDDAKEYLANFIGVVYGYADPEIVILGGSVALKIDGFVEEVEALAKERVYEIMKPYVKVRKSTLNEDSGLIGAAYLAFSKAE
- a CDS encoding PTS fructose transporter subunit IIC, with protein sequence MKQFFKDAKGHLMTGIGYMLPLIIGASLVVAIPKLIALCFGITSLDPYADGTGVWHIMKLIENVGWTGIGMVNTVLAGFIAYSIADKPAIGAGFIGGAVASSTYAGFLGAVIAAFIAGYTVKWAKKHIHLPESMGSVMPLVVCPLIATGFVAIIMGVILATPLAAINTWLVNWISSMCQNQSAQLVMAMILGAMIASDMGGPINKSAWMAGNALMAEGIYQPNVFINAAICMPPLAYAIATVIKKKRFSAEFRETGKSNWAMGFVGITEGAIPFTLVKPQILIPVNMFGAAIGAAVIAILGGKGDIPPVGGVYGFVSITHGWAYLVGILVGAFVIAILATLFVDFNDKSEAGSEDVDIDEIDISFEDIK